The Akkermansia muciniphila genome includes the window AAAGGTTCAGACCTCTAGGAACACCTCCTTTCGCTACTTCGATCCAATTATCAGGGAAGGCGGTCCTTGCCCTCCAGTTTTGCAGGTCATGATAATACAGAGGAGTTCCTTCCTTTTTGGGTATACGCTGTTTACAGCACCAATGATTTTTCGCAAGGGCATTTAGCACAGAAGGCAGGGTTCTTACGGAAATGCCTGTCCCTTTACTGATTGAGCTGATGGTATGCACGGTAAAACAATCGCGTGCGTAAAGATAGAACCAGACAACTGCCTGGTTGTGATCTTCGAAGAGTAAAAGCATAATCCGAGGGAAAGACGTGTAGTTTCCTCTTATTTCGGTATATTGTGCTTCGATTGATGCGTCGGAACGCTTCCTTTGTTTTTTGCGGGTACTCATGATTAGCATGAAGCAAGAGCGTACTTTGCTAATGAAAATAGTTCCTTCAGGCGCTCTTGATACTGAAGGGGGTAAAATAATGAGGGATCTCGTTTGGATCTCCCGTTCAAGTTTTATGAGACTCAGCGAGTCTCCTTCCCGGCTATGCCGGAGTGCCTGCCTTCATCAAGAACGCAGGACAATTAACCTTATTAAGTAATATGAGAAATGCCCCTGTCGTGAAACTCCGGCGAACTCGCTGGGGGTGGAACTCAAGGAACAGGTATGAGGAGCTAGACCACCATTCCTTGTACGTTCCGGGTTTATAGAAAACCCAATGAAACGCTTGAGAGCGTCAAGATGTCCTGCGCTCAATGGTGACGACGGACAACGAAAACCAGTTACTACATCTGAAGATGGAGGTCAACAAAAACAGCAGGTTAATGACCAGTTTCCTCCGGAAATACATGGAACCATGCTTCGCCTTCGGCAGCACGAACGCCTTCCCGGTAATGCTTTTCCGTCATGTTGGTTCCCGAGTGTCCAAGCCACATGGATACCCGGGGTATATCGTGTGTTTTGGCTGCGGCATATGAGGCAAACGAATGGCGTAGGGCATTATGCGGTAGCGTGATGCCTGCAATTTCTGCCATTTTTTTGAGGCAGCGTCCATGGCGATTCTCGTATAATCTGTCAATTTCGTCAGGAGCCGGTTCATATTCCGCCAAGACGAGCCAGGCCTTGGCAGCGGCAGGGAGTGGAACAAAACGTTGTTTCCCGGTTTTGGCTATGGAGGCCGAGACAAATACTTCATCCTTTTCATCAAGGATGGCATCCCGTGTTATTCTAACGCATTCGGAACGGCGCAGCCCGCAAAAGGCGACCAGGACCAATCGGAACAACATTCCTCTGTCGTGCTCAAGGGCAGCTTGCAGGAGTTTCTTCAGTTCAGACGGAGAGATGATACCAATCTGGACAGATTCCGCTCTCAGAGCAAGCGTTCTTTCAACCGGGTTATACGCAATGAGGTCCCTGCTCTGCGCCCAGACAAAGAATCCATGCAGGGTTGTACGGTAACGCCGTTTGGTAGCATTACTGAGTGGTTGTTTCCGATATCGGAATGAGGCCAGCTTTTCTTCAATCATGTCTGGCATTATCTGATTGAGCGGAAGGTCTTCCCATCCCAGTAGCCATTTTTGCAGTTCCATGATCATGCTGTCATGATGGGCTTTTTTGATGAGGTTAGATTCGAGCTTCTTATCGATCACTTCCTGATATTGCTCTGCGAGGGTGCCGAACTTTCTTTTGAAGTCAACTTTGACCTGTTCTTTCTTGTTCGCAAGGAATCTGGTCAGAGAAAACAAATTGGTCAGTTCTTCCAGCCTGTTCAAATTTTCCTCGTCCGTACGCGTTACCATCCAGTTGCCATTAGCGTCTTTCCGACCATAAATCGCGCCACTGGCTATTTCTCTCTTCAGGTTCTTCAAGGCTTCACGTACTACCAGATACAAAGGGAGAGAAGATTGTTGGGTTACTTCATCATAGATGCTCCTGAATTCTCTCCATAAAAGAATAGCATTGTAGTCCTGTTCATCTACATGTTCCCTCCATTCCTGCTTTCGCAAGTGTTCCGGCAACATATCGTTCAATGATTGATGCTGAAGTCGTTGATAGGCTTTCAGCGCCTCTTCATAGGAATCAAAGAGTCGGTGAGTTTCCCGGTCACCGGACATATCGCGCACCAGCTATTTTCTCTTTCCCCGGTGCTTTCTCGGGGAAAGAGAGGCATGTGAACCATATTGATTTTTTCGGGATCTTCTCACGGTTGAAAGTATCCCATGATCATTTATATTGACAAACCAAAAGTGTGTACAGTCATATAACTTATTGATAATTATCATAC containing:
- a CDS encoding tyrosine-type recombinase/integrase, which codes for MSGDRETHRLFDSYEEALKAYQRLQHQSLNDMLPEHLRKQEWREHVDEQDYNAILLWREFRSIYDEVTQQSSLPLYLVVREALKNLKREIASGAIYGRKDANGNWMVTRTDEENLNRLEELTNLFSLTRFLANKKEQVKVDFKRKFGTLAEQYQEVIDKKLESNLIKKAHHDSMIMELQKWLLGWEDLPLNQIMPDMIEEKLASFRYRKQPLSNATKRRYRTTLHGFFVWAQSRDLIAYNPVERTLALRAESVQIGIISPSELKKLLQAALEHDRGMLFRLVLVAFCGLRRSECVRITRDAILDEKDEVFVSASIAKTGKQRFVPLPAAAKAWLVLAEYEPAPDEIDRLYENRHGRCLKKMAEIAGITLPHNALRHSFASYAAAKTHDIPRVSMWLGHSGTNMTEKHYREGVRAAEGEAWFHVFPEETGH